The nucleotide sequence GTTTGATAGAACAACACTTCAGCACCTTCACTTATGAAAGGTATTGAGATTTTAATGATACTTCACGAAATCAACAAACAACATCAGAATAAATTATCACTTGACTtttcacaaattaataaaaaagaacatggaCAGACAGTATTTAAGTGATGGCTTCCACTACCTGAAAGCAGTTTCAACAGCCTCTTCCCTATGAACCCTCTTCATATGAATCATCATATGAGCTAAAGCGTGTCAATCATTTCAGTCAAGAAGAATGTATATTGAGCACGGCACACTCAAAAGAAAACTTGCATCTTGGCAACTAGATCTATTCTCAGCGAGAAGTAATTGTGTTTAAGGCAAAAAGCGTAATCTGATGCCTAAttggaatttcttaattttaattttattagttttatagtTGTATCTGCATATACTTATAAATTGTTAGTTTCACAGTTATAAACGCATGCCCTTAAGCATAGAGATTTTTATACCTGGCTTTACGTTTAtgcattttaagtaaaattatgaTAGTAATTTGTCACCATTgggtgtctttgatttttttctccttctaaagGAAACAGTTTAAATACACATTCAACATCTCTCCCATTCATTGCTTTAATTTGGAGAAATAACGAGACTAAAGCTTTTAATGGACCACTCAAtactttaattcatatttttgagCCCCTTCTATGTGAAATTTAGCATCAAACAAGTTAAACAGTCTTTGGACTAAAGGACCTCATGGTCCAGCCAAATTTTCCAAACTATCTAGAGAGGAATCCTGTTCAGAGTGTCACTCTCTGCTTTACAAGATGTGTACTTGAGCATGTTACATCCTCTCTAATTTAcaatttctttgtctgtaaaatatgGGTGATAACAATAAAAGTTAACTCAGAGGGTATCTGTAATGAGATAATGTAGAGTGAACAGCTCAAAGACAGATAATATTGATTTTGACTTGATAGATAATATTGATTTTGGATTGATATATCACTTTTCATGACCCCTCATTAAATGATTAatttatacatatgcatgcacacacacacacacacacatacatatatggagAGTGAGATAAGCCACCAACTGCTGCTACTCATGGTCCACTTCCTTATGAATACATCATCAAGCCTAGCGCATGCActaatttttaaagatgggaTTACATGGAACATTGAACAGCACTCCGCtgcaaaaaaaatgcaaatgtgagGAGTTTATAGAACAAGTTTTTGTGTTAGGATGAATAAAaatacctggcatataatagatgtTCCGTAGAAatatactgaatgaatgagagatAATCACTGACACTGAGTCAGAACTTATTGCCTAATATCAGTTGTGTAACTGTTAGTTCTGTAACAGGTTTAAATGATGAAGGGAACTGAAAGTCAAAAGAGTTTTTACAGATTATATAActagattttttatttgatgacctgaatttattataaataatactgtgatggttaattttatatgtcaacttgactgggccaggGGCTAGCCAGATATTTAGTCAAATCTTATTCCGTGTGTGCCTGTGAGGGTGGTTTTccatgagattaacatttgaaacagtagactgagtaaagcaggctGCTCTCCTGAATGTGGGTGAGCGTCACACAATcaattgaaggcctgaatagaacaaaaatgctgACCCTCCTCTGAGGAAGAGGGAACTCTTCCTGCTGGACTGCCTTCAAGCTGGGACACtggttttttcctgccttcaacttgaacttcctgggtctccagcctgctggcctttgGGCTGGACCCACACCATCGGCATTCCTGGGTCTCAAGTTTGCTCCTTACAGATTTGGGGACTTGTCAGCTTTCataatcacatgaaccaattccatatagatagatagatagatagatagatagatagatagatagatagatagatagatgtatataTGGTTCACTTCCTGTTCGTTCTGTTATTCTGGTGAACCATGACTAACACTGATATAATACAAACATTGACcacaaacatttcaaagaaatctttATCTTATAGtcctatattcatatttttaaaaaacatgatctACTCTGAAGTTTTCTCATTCTAtgtttatatatagttttatatttctcaCGAAAGAAAAACTGAATGGAATGCTttgcttatatatatgtatattttcttcatgGAAATCTGAGGTCCCAGCTCATGCTTGCTTATTGATTTCCCTCAGAAAAGTTAGTTTTTAAACCTTGGGTTTCTCTcagttataataaatattttaccattacTTTCTTCCCTAGGAGGTAATGATGAGGGATGAAATATCTGAGAAACACCATTATCATTCCTTAGTATACACATAACCATTCAATAGTCTTATTATttcaagtatttgaagtgtaAAATTGTAGGtagaaattaattattaaataatcttgGGAAATACTGAGAAAATGCTCTACAACATCAAGACTCCTACTTAAATAGATTCTTACAATCAAGTCTAAATTGAAATCTCCCAAGGAAACTTTGAAAGTCTACAATTACATTAAGACTCAACACTGGTGTTAAGAAAACACAGAACACAACATTATCTCACTCAGAAACTGACCACGTAATTCTCTTCCATCTCTAGTGTGTGATTTTATCATTAAAATCAACTTATGAAATAGAcactgttgttattttatttctttacagaaTCAGCAATTAAATGTCTCTAGAACTGTTTAAATAAGTTTACATCATGACATTTGATATgtgatccttttctttcttcataaactCTGATCATAAAATAGGATAAGCttccaaaagagaaacagagaccaaAAAAGGTGCATTAATCAAAGCTATGGGATTAAATCTTTATGTGAAATTAGGCATTTTATCCTAACTTTACCTGAGAGTACTTATAATATTCTGTCATTCTGTCTTATAACTTGAGAACACAGACCACATTTGATTCTTCTGCACATCTCAAGAATCAAACACAGCGTCTGACACATATTTGGAGTATATGAATGGTTGTTGAATTAATGcacaaattaattataaatacctAGGTTGATCTTCTGTCTCCCACTATAATATCCTTGAATTCTATGAACATATTTcgtcttttttatttccatgcaCATGTGTAATATCTTGTATGTATTTACTTGAGACAATAAGGGGGAAAAatggtagtttttttgttttgttttgtttttgtctgcttCTCCACTAGAATACAACACTAAGGAAACAGAgactttgtttctctttgttacTCATATATGCCCAAATCCTAGACCAGCGCCTGGGCCATAGCAGGtaatcaataagtatttgttgaatgaattaatgaatgaaggaaaggcCATTTGAGATCAGTGGTATTCCCTACCACGGTGGCTCATTCCATACAACATAATTGGGCTTACAAAGAGACTTGTTGAGTGTCAGCGAAAGAACAAATGAGGTTGGAGGGAATGAATACATCCCCGTGGGTAAGTGCTTTCTCTAAGAATGCACCTAAACCTTTTGTTTTCTGCCAGAGAAAAGGGAAGTGTGTACGTAGCCAAGAGGAAGGTAATTGACAAGCCAGGTGAAGGGGGAGAGCAAATCTAGGATATCAGCGATGAGATCATTGAATCTGTCCTACCGGGCTCCAGACAGGGCAGAAGGAACGTGCTTCTAGGACTGTGCTGAAAGATTAAGAGATGAGAGAATAAAGGGAGTGAAGAACAAGCTCAGAAAGAGTGAAAGACGGAGAGGTGGAAAGATTCACTGAGGCTCTAGAGGTGGTGCTCTCCTGTCAGAGGAGCGTGAACTAGACCATGACTAGAAAGAGAAAAGCGGAGGTCACTGGACTTACTAAGTCTAGGAACCGAGTGAGGAGGCTATCAGAAGTGTCATCAGTATGGATGTTGAAATCACTGATTTATCTAACATTCAAATAAAACTGTGCGATATTAAACATAACTAATGAGACCTCAAAAGCACTATATTTAATGAAACAATCACATTAGGACAATATTCAATTAAGCTGCTCAAAGAAATCATGCAAATGATTAACTTAAGATgcttgcatctatattcatgaataaagttttaaaatatcatatagtGCTGACGCTTAGCACACAGTCTCCCGGATTCATCCAAGCCCTGATCCAACCTAGAACACCACGCTTGAGCCCCTCCCAGCTACCCCGCCCACCGTAAAGTAATATAACATAACGTAACGTGACACAATGTGACGTGACGCAACGTAACGTAACGTAACGTAAAACGGATCTCCCCCACCTCCGTAAAATAACGGACACTCCCAATTTGGTGTGACGCCATTTTGGTCGCGAGCCAGAACTGCCACTGAGCCAGAGCTCACCCAACGGCGCCTTCATCACCTACTCTGGGAACACCTTGAGGTCGCCTTCGCCTTCGCGCCTCCAGCCATGGCGACCGCGCAGCCCTCGCAGGTGCTCCAGAACTACCACCCCGACTGCGAGGCCGCCATCAACGGCCAGATCTGCCTGGAGCTGTACGCCTCCTACGTGTACATGTCGATGGCCTACTACTTCGACAGGGCCGACGTGGCCCTGAAGCACTTCTTCCAGCTGTTCCTGCAGCAGTCGCGCCAGAAGAGGGAGCACGCCGAGAGGCTGATGCAGCTGCAGAACCAGCGCGGAGGCCGCCTCCGCCTTGGCGACATCAAGAAGCCAGACCGCGACGACTGGGAGAGCGGCCTGAAGGCCATGGAGTGTGCGCTCCAGCTGGAGAAGAACGTCAACCAGAGCCTGCTCGATCTGCACCAGCTGGCCACTGACAAGGCGGATCCCCATCTGTGCCACTTCCTGGAGAGTCACCTCCTGCTCGAGGAAGTCAAGTCCATGAAGGAGTTGGGGGACCATCTCACCAACCTGCTCAAGATGGGGGCCCCAGCAGACGGCCTGGCAGAGTACCTCTTCGACAAGCTCACCCTGGGGGACGGCAGTAACAACTGAGTTTGGACTGCTTTCCCCAGAGCCACAGGGTGACTTCCCCTGATCACCATACCGAGCATGCATATTGCAATATTGCCCTTGCAAAacgttcactttttttttcttccagttttgccaTTTCTTCCAATACAGTTA is from Equus asinus isolate D_3611 breed Donkey chromosome X, EquAss-T2T_v2, whole genome shotgun sequence and encodes:
- the LOC139042604 gene encoding ferritin heavy chain-like; the protein is MATAQPSQVLQNYHPDCEAAINGQICLELYASYVYMSMAYYFDRADVALKHFFQLFLQQSRQKREHAERLMQLQNQRGGRLRLGDIKKPDRDDWESGLKAMECALQLEKNVNQSLLDLHQLATDKADPHLCHFLESHLLLEEVKSMKELGDHLTNLLKMGAPADGLAEYLFDKLTLGDGSNN